The following are from one region of the Streptomyces decoyicus genome:
- a CDS encoding APC family permease: MSTARTPAGTAELKRRLTVADAVVIGLGSMIGAGIFAALGPAAGAAGSGLLLGLALAAIVAYCNATSSARLAARYPESGGTYVYGRERLGNFWGYLAGWGFVVGKTASCAAMALTVGSYVWPGQAHAIAVAAVVLLTGLNYTGVQKAAWLTRIIVAVVLAVLAAVVTTCLTSGPAEATRLDIGADATAGGVLQAAGLLFFAFAGYARIATLGEEVRDPQRTIPRAIPLALGITLAVYAAVAVAVLAVLGPDRLAHAAAPLTDAVHAADVPGLAPVVRVGAAVAALGSLLALILGVSRTTLAMARDHHLPHALAAVHPRFGVPHRAELAVGTAVALLAATVDVRGAIGFSSFCVLAYYAIANAAAWTLSLSEGRPPRPVPVIGLAGCAALAFALPLVSVISGAAVLMAGAAVYGLRKARSNSFPH, encoded by the coding sequence ATGAGTACGGCGCGAACCCCAGCGGGTACAGCCGAGTTGAAGCGGCGCCTGACTGTGGCCGACGCGGTGGTGATCGGCCTGGGGTCGATGATCGGGGCAGGAATCTTCGCCGCCCTAGGTCCGGCGGCCGGTGCCGCCGGCTCCGGGCTGCTGCTCGGCCTGGCACTCGCCGCGATCGTGGCCTACTGCAACGCCACATCATCAGCACGGCTGGCCGCCCGATACCCGGAATCCGGCGGCACCTACGTCTACGGCCGCGAACGCCTCGGCAACTTCTGGGGCTACCTGGCGGGCTGGGGTTTCGTGGTCGGCAAGACCGCTTCCTGCGCGGCGATGGCTCTCACCGTCGGGTCTTACGTGTGGCCCGGTCAGGCGCACGCGATCGCCGTCGCCGCCGTGGTGCTACTGACCGGGCTCAACTACACGGGTGTTCAGAAGGCCGCGTGGCTGACCCGCATCATCGTCGCAGTCGTTCTGGCGGTACTGGCTGCCGTGGTCACCACCTGTCTGACCAGCGGGCCCGCCGAAGCCACTCGGCTGGACATCGGCGCCGACGCCACCGCGGGCGGCGTCCTGCAGGCGGCCGGACTGCTGTTCTTCGCCTTCGCCGGATATGCCCGCATCGCCACGCTCGGCGAGGAGGTCCGTGACCCGCAGCGCACCATCCCCCGCGCCATCCCGCTCGCCCTGGGCATCACCCTCGCGGTGTACGCGGCCGTCGCCGTTGCGGTCCTGGCCGTGCTCGGTCCCGACCGGCTCGCCCATGCCGCGGCGCCACTGACCGATGCCGTGCACGCGGCCGACGTCCCGGGACTGGCCCCGGTCGTGCGCGTCGGCGCGGCCGTCGCCGCCTTGGGTTCCCTGCTGGCCCTGATCCTCGGCGTCTCCCGCACCACGCTTGCCATGGCCCGCGACCACCACCTGCCGCATGCCCTGGCCGCCGTCCATCCCCGCTTCGGCGTCCCGCACCGCGCCGAACTCGCCGTCGGAACGGCGGTCGCACTGCTCGCCGCCACCGTCGATGTGCGTGGCGCGATCGGCTTCTCCTCCTTCTGCGTGCTGGCCTACTACGCCATCGCCAACGCCGCCGCATGGACGCTGAGCCTCAGCGAGGGGCGCCCGCCCCGCCCGGTGCCCGTGATCGGCCTGGCCGGCTGCGCGGCACTCGCCTTCGCCCTGCCCCTGGTCTCGGTCATCTCCGGAGCAGCGGTCCTGATGGCCGGCGCAGCCGTCTACGGCCTACGGAAGGCCAGGAGCAACTCCTTCCCGCACTGA
- a CDS encoding cupin domain-containing protein, with protein MTATTRDAAPIELTDGELELRLQDIGGGMSVGYIRAPAGTDLGPALKGMPDDLCQCPHWGFVTKGRLRMRTKEGTEEYQAGDAYYWAPGHAPEAMEDSEFMEFSPTEEFRKVLDHIKGNAG; from the coding sequence ATGACAGCGACCACCAGGGACGCGGCACCCATCGAGCTCACCGATGGTGAGCTGGAGCTACGCCTGCAGGACATCGGTGGAGGCATGTCCGTTGGCTACATCAGGGCTCCCGCCGGTACGGACCTCGGCCCGGCCCTCAAGGGCATGCCGGATGACTTGTGCCAGTGTCCGCACTGGGGCTTCGTCACCAAGGGGCGGCTGCGGATGCGGACGAAGGAAGGTACGGAGGAGTATCAGGCGGGTGATGCCTACTACTGGGCGCCCGGACACGCCCCCGAGGCGATGGAGGACAGCGAGTTCATGGAGTTCTCGCCGACCGAGGAGTTCCGTAAGGTGCTCGACCACATCAAGGGGAACGCCGGCTAG